Below is a window of Halomonas sp. Bachu 37 DNA.
GCGTCGTTCTGGATACCCCTGCTTGCTGTAAGCCCAGATGGCGAGCCACGGAAGAGCGTACGGAGCCAACATCCAGACGTTCGCCTTCGATCTCGCTGGTACGGATGGCATTCTGGATAAGCGTATCCATCTCCACATCCAGATTAGCCTGTCCGGGAGCAGCCTCGGTTTTACCCAGCACACGGCCCTGCAGTAGTCGCACGACATCCAGCGTAGGCCGAAGAACGGATTCATCCCACTCAAAATGCGGCCAACTATGTTGCTCCCAGATATACATGAGCCGATTGCTCCGCCTATTCAGATCATATCATGAGCCGATTATGGGTTATATTCGGCTCATAGGCTAGTGCTGTTGTGGCGGGAAACGGTTAGCGATGGCGGCAGGAAACAGGAGCGCACCAGGGGAGAGCGAAAGACCGCATGCATCTAGCCATCAACTAAACCGTCAAATACAACATGACACGATTGATTACCGATCGGTAATTTTCAGAACATTTTAAGCTCCTATAATCGCACAGTTACCGATCGGTAATATTCAAGTTGTAACGCAATATATTTAAGCCTAGACTTACCGAACGGTAATCTCATCCAGGCTCCCATGACTTCCGACGACGCATCCTCCCCCATGACCACCACCATTCGCCAAAGCGAAGACCTGGGCAGACTTGTGCGCCAGCTGCGCGCCGAGCAAGGGCTATTGCAAATCGATCTGGCCGGTCTCGCCGGCACCGGCAATCGTTTCATCGTCGATTTGGAACGGGGCAAGCCGACCCTTCAGTTACAGAAAGTGTTGGACGTGCTGGACTTGATGGGGCTTGAAGTGGTCGTAAGGCGCAAGGGTGGCAAGCGCCATGGCAAGTGACGATACCTTGGCGGTGTATCAAGGCGAAAGGCACGTCGGGTGGTTATACGATACCCAGCCACTACGCTTCGAGTATGCCCTAGCTTGGTTGGAGTATCCGGAAGCGGTAAGCCTCTCACCCGCACTGCCCCTCTCGCGGCAAATTCACGCAGGCGATGACGTGTTGGCTTACTTTGAGAACCTCCTGCCGGAAGGTGACCTTCGCCATCACCTGGAACTTCGCCATCACGCCACAACCGTTTTTGGACTGCTGAAAGCTATTGGTGGAGATACGGCCAGCGGCTTCACCCTGCTTTCGCCAGATGAGTCACCGGCTCCGCCGCGCTATCGGCCCATTCGTTGGCAAACCGTGGCGGAACACTTGCGACATCGGGAACGAGGCCCTTTATTCTCGCAACAGGGCGAAGAGGCACGTATATCACTGGCCGGTGCCCAAAACAAGTTACTGCTGATGGTGCAGCCAGACGGAAACCCCGCCATACCAGAGGGTTCGGCGCCTTCCAGCCATATTCTCAAGCCAGATATTCAAGGCCTGAAGGGTGTTTGGGCGACCGCCCTCAACGAAACCTTCTGCATGCAACTGGCCGCTGAACTCGGGCTAGAAGTCGCCGAGGCGAGCTACCAACCCGAAACCCGCGCCTGTCTTGTGCGCCGATATGACCGCATTCCCGACGCACAAGGTAAATTGCGGCGTCTGCACCAGCTCGATTTCTGCCAGTTGGCTGGCACACCTTCGCTGATCAAATACGAAAACGACGGCGGCCCGGGGCTGGTTCGCTGCCGCGAACTCCTGCAGCAGGTGGGAACACCGGCGAAAGACTTGCAGCGCCTGATCGGCTGGCTCTTCTTCAACCTGCTGATCGGCAACAACGACAGCCACGCCAAGAACCTCGCCATCCTCTACACCGACGAAGGCCCCCGATTGGCGCCGTTCTATGACCTGATGAGCACAGCGCTTTATAGCGGACTTTCAAACCGCTTTGCGCTGCGTGTCAACGGTGAGGATCGCCCCGGCAACATCGAACGCTCGCACCTCGAAGCCTTGGCACGCTCGATGCGTTTCCAGCCAAGTTACTTTTTAAAACAGGGGCTAGAACTTGCTGAGCGCATGCCGGCAGCTATAGACAGCACCCTCGCCACGCTGAGTACCATAGCGAATCAAGGTACTGAACAGACACTGCTAGAGAGGTTGCAACAACGGCTTTTAAGCAACTGTCGAAAGCTGCCGGAGCGATGGTCGGCGAATTAATGCAAAGCCCCGCCTATTCGGAAGCCCGCAAATACTGATCTTGCCCCAGGCCTGCTACGATTTCCCGGGGGGCGACCTGCATCAGCGTCAATGAAGAGATTGCCCACGGTATCCCCGGTGAGCCCTTCCTGTCCAAGGGCGGCCACTGTGCCACCGAAGGCGATGACGGCTGAACCCTCTACGCCCCCCCCACGCGCCGGTGGTGCAGTATGAGCACACAGTAGTGGCTACGGATCGTGGGGCTATCTTCGTCACGCTGCCGGGATGATTCTCAACCCCGGAGTGTAAACTCAAGCGTCGCGACAGCCAGCCCTGGAAAGGCGCCCGGCCCTGCCTGCCCGACATGAAGTCGGTGATCGGCCCCGCCCCCGACAAGCCAGGGCTGTGTCTCGCCCAGATGATGGATGGCTAAGAACCCACCACGGTGGATATAGCACCGTTTCGCGTCGATCGCTTTTTGAAAGTGAGGTCATGATACTAAGTGGGCGTCCAATGGTGCCCCACCGTAGCCAGCCGAGCTGGTATGCTGCGGATCGACAAGCCATCCAGAGAGGTAAAGCTATGGATAATACCTTTCCCTATGCGCGTTTCAACAGTTTCTACGCATAAGCCCTGAGAAAAGCCAACATCACCTGGCGCACGATCTGACGCTGCTCATCAGGCAGCTTGCGGTATGCCTGAAGTAGTTCAAGCTCCTCCCCTCCGATAGTTATTTCCCACTTGCCGTGAGTCTCGCCCACACGGCTGCCTGCCGCTTCGCCGTAGCGTAATACATGGGGCTCGATGCCCAGTCGCTCGGCCAGCACCTGCAATTTGTCCTGTTCCGGTATGGAGTCACCGCGCAGCCAACGCCGTACCGCCTGGTAAGTGACCGGCTTTCCCCAGTAATGCAGATTGAACAGACGCTCCAGCACCGACGGGCGGGCTTCGTAGCCTGCGGCATGCATGGCCTGCTTGAGGCGCTCGGCAAACATTGCTTTTTCATTCATGCGCCGAATGTGAACTATTTGTTCACTTCGCGTTGAATAGAGATTCACTTTTGTATTGAATTATCGATTCAATCAGCATGAACGGATGTAACATGGCCAAATCCCTGCTCACTCAGCTCCCCGAGATCGTCGCTCGCGGGCGTCAGGTCGCGGAAAAGATTATGGAAAGTCTGGAGGGCAGGCACCGCGTCGGGCTGCAGACCCGCGAATGGGTGCTGCCATCGAAGGACAGCAAGACCAACGATTGGATCAATCAAAACCTGCACCAACAAGCCCTGGCCTCGGTGCAGGACGGACTGTTCGGCGAGATTCAACCTTCGCTCGACGATGCCGGAGCAAAGGAAGAGGGCCACTGGCGCAATCGCCTGATCTATGGCGATAACCTTTTGACCATGGCCGCGCTGCTGGCCGGTGACAAAGCCACGGGGCTGCCCAGCCTGCGTGGCCAAGTTGACCTGATCTATCTCGATCCGCCGTTCGATTCAAAAGCGGACTATCGCACCAGGATTCAACTGCCTGGCGTTCAGCTGGAGCAGCGCCCGACGGTAATCGAGCAGTTCGCCTACTCCGATACCTGGAGCGACGGCACCGCCTCCTACCTGGAAATGATCACGCCACGGCTGATCCTGATGCGCGAGCTATTGAGCGACACCGGTTCGATCTATGTGCATCTAGATTGGCATGTAGGGCATTATGTTAAGCTGGTTCTCGACGAAGTGTTTGGGAAGGATAACTTTATAAATGAAGTTGTTTGGAAACGAAGTGACGCGAAAGGAGATGCAACTCAAGGAAGCCAACACTATTCCCGTATACATGATGCAATATTATTCTATCAAAAGGCTCCTTCAAGATATTGGCAACCAATTTTCTTACCTCTATCAACAGAATATGTCACTAATTTCTATCGGCACAAGGATCCAGACGGAAGGCGGTACAAGCTAGAAAATATGCTTGGCCCCGGTGGAGCAGCAAAAGGAAATCCAGTTTACGAAGTAATGGGCGTTACAAGGCCTTGGCGTTACTCACGAGAAAGAATGCAAAAATTGATAAATGAAGGACTCGTGATTCAAACCAAACCCGGCAATGTCCCAATGCAAAAAAAATATTTAGATGAGTCAAAAGGAGTACAAGCCAGCACATGGTGGGATGATATTAGTATGCTGAGGGGATTTTCATCTGAAAAAATTAATTATTCTACTCAGAAGCCCGAAAAACTCATCGAACGCATCATCAACGCCTCCTGCCCTGAAAACGGCCTGGTCGCCGACTTCTTCGGCGGCTCTGGCACCACGGCTGCCGTGGCGGAAAAGCTCGGCCGGCGCTGGATTACAAGCGACCTGGGCAAGCCTGCCTGCATGATCATGCGCAAGCGCCTGATTGACCAGAACGCAAAGCCCTTCTTTTATCAGGCCATCGGCGACTATCAGGTCGAGGCAGCAAAGAATACCTTGGGGCGCAGTTTCCGTATCGGCGACTTATCGCAGATCGTATTGGCGCTGTACGGCGCGCAGCCGTTGGAAGAAACCGACAACCCGACACGCAATCTGGGCTTTATCACCGGTGGCGGGGTGCGCACCTTGGTATATGCCGACTCACCCAACAAGCTGACCGGCGCAGCCACGCTGAAAAAGGCCTTGGCCCAGCGCGACAGTCTGCTCGGCGGTTGGGATAAGGTGGTAGTGCTGGGCTGGAACTTCGACCCGGCCATTGCCGAAAGCATCAGTGCATTGAACGATCCCGGTCTGGAAGTACTGGTGATTCCGCCGGACCTGCTTGACCGACTGAAAAAGAAGGGCAGCCTGGAAAAACTGCGCGGCAGCGTGCGCTTTGCCAGCCTGCAGTATCTGAAACTCAAGCCGGTGCAGCGCGTGCGCAGCGCCAACGCACAATCGGAGACGCTGACCGTCAAACTGGCCAATTACGTGCTGCTGTCCCCCGAGGCGATCAACCTCGACGATGCCAACCGTGCCAAGCTGCAGGCGCTGATGAACGAGGAGCCGCTGGCATTGATCGAGTATTGGGCAATCGACCCGGACTATGATGGCCAAGTGTTCCGCTCGGTGTGGCAGGACTATCGCGGCAACGTCGATAGTGACGGCGATCCGCTGAGGGTGGTGACCGAGGCGGTGCTCACGGTGCCGGCCAAGACCGGGCCGCGGCGGATCTGCGTACGCGCGGTGGACGTGTTCGGCTTCGAGGCCGAAG
It encodes the following:
- a CDS encoding helix-turn-helix transcriptional regulator, which produces MTSDDASSPMTTTIRQSEDLGRLVRQLRAEQGLLQIDLAGLAGTGNRFIVDLERGKPTLQLQKVLDVLDLMGLEVVVRRKGGKRHGK
- a CDS encoding type II toxin-antitoxin system HipA family toxin yields the protein MASDDTLAVYQGERHVGWLYDTQPLRFEYALAWLEYPEAVSLSPALPLSRQIHAGDDVLAYFENLLPEGDLRHHLELRHHATTVFGLLKAIGGDTASGFTLLSPDESPAPPRYRPIRWQTVAEHLRHRERGPLFSQQGEEARISLAGAQNKLLLMVQPDGNPAIPEGSAPSSHILKPDIQGLKGVWATALNETFCMQLAAELGLEVAEASYQPETRACLVRRYDRIPDAQGKLRRLHQLDFCQLAGTPSLIKYENDGGPGLVRCRELLQQVGTPAKDLQRLIGWLFFNLLIGNNDSHAKNLAILYTDEGPRLAPFYDLMSTALYSGLSNRFALRVNGEDRPGNIERSHLEALARSMRFQPSYFLKQGLELAERMPAAIDSTLATLSTIANQGTEQTLLERLQQRLLSNCRKLPERWSAN
- a CDS encoding transcriptional regulator, whose translation is MFAERLKQAMHAAGYEARPSVLERLFNLHYWGKPVTYQAVRRWLRGDSIPEQDKLQVLAERLGIEPHVLRYGEAAGSRVGETHGKWEITIGGEELELLQAYRKLPDEQRQIVRQVMLAFLRAYA
- a CDS encoding site-specific DNA-methyltransferase, with product MAKSLLTQLPEIVARGRQVAEKIMESLEGRHRVGLQTREWVLPSKDSKTNDWINQNLHQQALASVQDGLFGEIQPSLDDAGAKEEGHWRNRLIYGDNLLTMAALLAGDKATGLPSLRGQVDLIYLDPPFDSKADYRTRIQLPGVQLEQRPTVIEQFAYSDTWSDGTASYLEMITPRLILMRELLSDTGSIYVHLDWHVGHYVKLVLDEVFGKDNFINEVVWKRSDAKGDATQGSQHYSRIHDAILFYQKAPSRYWQPIFLPLSTEYVTNFYRHKDPDGRRYKLENMLGPGGAAKGNPVYEVMGVTRPWRYSRERMQKLINEGLVIQTKPGNVPMQKKYLDESKGVQASTWWDDISMLRGFSSEKINYSTQKPEKLIERIINASCPENGLVADFFGGSGTTAAVAEKLGRRWITSDLGKPACMIMRKRLIDQNAKPFFYQAIGDYQVEAAKNTLGRSFRIGDLSQIVLALYGAQPLEETDNPTRNLGFITGGGVRTLVYADSPNKLTGAATLKKALAQRDSLLGGWDKVVVLGWNFDPAIAESISALNDPGLEVLVIPPDLLDRLKKKGSLEKLRGSVRFASLQYLKLKPVQRVRSANAQSETLTVKLANYVLLSPEAINLDDANRAKLQALMNEEPLALIEYWAIDPDYDGQVFRSVWQDYRGNVDSDGDPLRVVTEAVLTVPAKTGPRRICVRAVDVFGFEAEVCVNVGVEGLS